In a genomic window of Mageeibacillus indolicus UPII9-5:
- a CDS encoding restriction endonuclease subunit S, with product MLVTDYVANGSFASLKANVNLYQEPNYAYFIRNTDLKSGSFGVFVDQHSYEFLSKSTLYGGEIIISNVGDVGSVFLCPKLDGRMTLGNNIIMLRPEDDHLRYYLYIWFKYLQAKHSYRE from the coding sequence ATGCTCGTAACCGACTATGTGGCCAATGGTAGCTTTGCGTCTTTAAAAGCTAATGTTAACCTATATCAAGAGCCAAACTATGCCTATTTCATTAGAAACACTGATTTGAAGTCGGGTTCCTTTGGAGTTTTCGTTGACCAACATTCCTATGAGTTCTTGTCCAAATCTACCCTATATGGCGGAGAGATTATCATTTCCAATGTTGGTGACGTGGGAAGTGTATTCCTTTGTCCGAAGCTGGATGGCCGCATGACCCTAGGAAATAACATTATTATGCTTAGACCAGAGGATGACCATTTACGTTACTACCTTTATATTTGGTTTAAGTATCTCCAAGCCAAGCACTCATACAGGGAATAA
- a CDS encoding restriction endonuclease subunit S produces the protein MKYKWTIKTLSDIADFNPRESLSKGTLAKKIAMDKLQPFCRDVPSFELEKFSGGTKFRNGDTIMARITPCLENGKTAKVNILDDGEIGFGSTEYIVFRAKEGTDKDYLYYLVCSPLVREPAIKSMVGSSGRQRVQTDVVQGLSIAVPPIEEQRQIGGILRALDDKIELNNEINKNLVA, from the coding sequence ATGAAATATAAATGGACAATTAAGACTTTATCTGACATTGCAGATTTCAATCCGAGGGAGAGCCTTTCAAAAGGCACCCTTGCAAAGAAAATTGCAATGGATAAACTGCAACCATTTTGCAGGGATGTTCCATCCTTTGAGCTGGAAAAGTTCTCCGGTGGCACGAAATTCAGGAATGGCGATACGATTATGGCACGAATTACTCCGTGTCTTGAAAACGGGAAAACTGCAAAGGTCAATATCCTTGATGACGGAGAGATAGGATTTGGTTCTACAGAGTATATTGTTTTTCGAGCAAAGGAAGGAACCGATAAGGATTATCTGTACTACTTGGTATGCAGCCCATTAGTCCGTGAACCAGCTATCAAATCTATGGTTGGATCATCCGGACGGCAACGTGTGCAAACAGATGTAGTGCAAGGATTAAGTATTGCAGTTCCACCAATAGAGGAACAACGGCAGATAGGAGGTATTCTCAGGGCATTAGATGACAAAATTGAGCTAAACAACGAGATAAACAAGAATTTAGTGGCTTAA
- a CDS encoding type I restriction-modification system subunit M yields the protein MADKSKATLGFEKQIWDAACVLWGHIPASEYRNVIIGLIFLKYISTAFDKKYQQLIAEGDGFENDPDAYLEDNVFFVPEDARWEKIAKAAHEPEIGKVIDEAMRAIEADNKKLKNVLPKNYASPDLDKKILGNVVDLFTNMDMSDTEGNRDVLGRTYEYCIAQFAEKEGKGGGEFYTPSSIVNTLVAILKPYANCRVYDCCCGSGGMFVQSAKFIQAHSGNRGSISIYGQEANPDTWKMAIMNLTIRGLDADLGAYHADTFTNDLHPTLKADFILANPPFNYNPWGQEDLKDDVRWKYGVPPASNANYAWIQHMIHHLAPSGKIGLVLANGALSSQNGGEGEIRKKIIEDDLIEGIIAMPPQLFYSVTIPATLWFITKGKKQKGKTVFIDARKMGHMVDRKHRDFTEEDIQKLADTIEAFQNGTLEDEKGFCSVATIQDIAKQDYVLTPGRYVGIEEQEDDGEPFDEKMTRLTSELSDMFERSHELEDEIRKKLGAIGYEI from the coding sequence ATGGCAGATAAATCAAAAGCTACTCTTGGTTTTGAGAAGCAAATCTGGGATGCGGCATGCGTGCTGTGGGGGCACATTCCGGCATCAGAATATAGAAACGTAATTATCGGGCTTATTTTCTTGAAGTACATTTCTACGGCATTTGACAAGAAATATCAACAGCTTATTGCTGAAGGAGATGGATTTGAGAATGATCCTGATGCATATCTTGAAGATAACGTATTCTTCGTACCGGAGGATGCCCGTTGGGAAAAGATTGCCAAAGCAGCACATGAGCCGGAAATTGGAAAAGTTATTGATGAAGCCATGCGTGCAATCGAGGCTGATAATAAAAAACTCAAAAACGTACTTCCAAAGAATTATGCCAGTCCGGATCTTGATAAGAAAATCCTCGGCAATGTCGTTGACCTCTTTACAAACATGGATATGAGCGATACGGAAGGCAACCGTGATGTTCTCGGCAGAACCTACGAATACTGCATCGCTCAATTCGCCGAAAAAGAAGGCAAAGGTGGCGGTGAATTCTATACGCCGTCAAGCATCGTAAATACACTAGTGGCAATTTTAAAGCCTTATGCAAATTGTCGCGTATATGATTGCTGCTGTGGCAGTGGCGGCATGTTCGTACAGAGTGCAAAGTTCATTCAGGCACACTCCGGTAACCGAGGCTCAATTTCAATTTATGGTCAGGAAGCTAATCCGGATACATGGAAGATGGCAATCATGAATCTTACGATTCGCGGGCTTGATGCAGACCTTGGTGCTTATCATGCAGACACATTTACAAATGACCTTCATCCAACATTGAAAGCAGACTTCATTCTCGCCAACCCTCCCTTCAACTACAATCCGTGGGGACAGGAAGATCTGAAGGACGACGTTCGCTGGAAATACGGTGTACCTCCTGCAAGCAATGCCAACTATGCATGGATTCAACATATGATTCATCATCTTGCCCCGAGCGGAAAAATCGGGCTAGTTCTTGCAAACGGAGCATTGTCTTCCCAGAATGGTGGCGAGGGCGAGATCAGAAAGAAAATCATTGAAGATGACTTAATCGAAGGTATCATCGCTATGCCTCCCCAACTCTTCTATAGCGTAACTATCCCCGCGACGCTTTGGTTCATTACAAAGGGCAAGAAACAAAAAGGCAAAACAGTTTTTATCGATGCACGAAAAATGGGACACATGGTAGACCGTAAGCATCGAGACTTTACCGAAGAAGATATCCAAAAGCTCGCAGATACAATTGAGGCTTTCCAGAACGGCACGCTTGAAGATGAAAAAGGTTTCTGCTCTGTAGCGACGATTCAGGATATAGCAAAGCAGGATTACGTTTTGACTCCGGGACGCTATGTTGGTATTGAAGAGCAGGAAGATGATGGTGAACCGTTTGATGAGAAAATGACCAGACTGACATCAGAACTTTCTGACATGTTCGAACGCTCTCATGAGCTTGAAGACGAGATTCGTAAGAAGTTGGGGGCAATTGGATATGAAATATAA
- a CDS encoding helix-turn-helix domain-containing protein, giving the protein MNKVQLKKEAGVSSNSIAKLGKNEAVRMNVLMKIATALDCKIEDLFETVRERKD; this is encoded by the coding sequence ATGAATAAAGTACAGCTCAAGAAAGAGGCCGGAGTAAGCAGTAATTCAATTGCTAAACTCGGCAAAAACGAAGCGGTTCGTATGAACGTACTCATGAAAATAGCCACTGCACTTGACTGCAAAATTGAGGATTTATTTGAGACAGTGAGAGAAAGAAAAGATTAA
- the hpf gene encoding ribosome hibernation-promoting factor, HPF/YfiA family, whose translation MNITITGKGMNIGEQLHNRVVSKLSKFNRYFGDDAKVSVKVRPEGDDKCMEITIRVSRHIYRSEAVAGDVFTALDLAMAGMERQIRKQKSKIEKKIREYAYMKEALQKAAEYTDTDCSPEDSSIIKHKQFELAEMTADEAALQMELIGHSFHLFLNSETGKVALVYKRKDGNYGLIEPTY comes from the coding sequence ATGAACATTACTATTACCGGCAAAGGAATGAACATCGGAGAACAGTTGCACAATAGAGTGGTTAGCAAACTGAGCAAGTTCAATCGTTACTTCGGCGATGATGCCAAAGTAAGCGTGAAAGTGCGGCCGGAAGGTGACGACAAGTGCATGGAGATTACTATCCGAGTAAGCCGTCATATCTATCGTTCAGAAGCGGTAGCCGGAGATGTGTTTACCGCGTTGGATTTGGCCATGGCTGGGATGGAACGTCAAATCCGTAAGCAAAAGTCAAAGATAGAGAAGAAGATCCGCGAATATGCTTACATGAAAGAGGCGCTCCAGAAAGCGGCGGAATATACGGATACAGATTGTTCCCCGGAAGACAGCAGCATTATCAAGCATAAACAATTTGAACTGGCGGAAATGACCGCTGACGAAGCGGCTCTGCAGATGGAGCTGATCGGTCACAGTTTCCACCTCTTCCTAAATTCTGAAACCGGCAAAGTAGCTTTGGTTTATAAGCGTAAAGACGGCAATTACGGTTTGATTGAACCTACATACTGA